The DNA window ATTCCCCCGCCTTTCTTACCTGCAACCTTGTTTTCATCCATTCCAGTGGCGGCCATGGTTTCTGCTATCTGCCGGGTTGAAAGTTCGGCAAGGGCTGTAAAGATCCGCTCGGCCTCGCTCATGTGGTCTCTGAGATTCTGTGTCTTAAGGCCCTTTAAGTCTTTGTGATCTTTAACGGATATATCCGCCCATTCCTGATGGATGATATTGGTCAGGATGGCATATTCTTCTTCCTTCTTGATTTCATGGTCTTTCCAGTAGTCTGTCAGTTTATTGCGTGTCTCCTGCCCCATCATCCTCTGCTGAATCCACTTTTCGCTTCTGCCAAGTTTCTGCCAGTATTCACGGGCGCGGTCAAGAGACCTTGCCGGGTCTGACATGTCCTGCATCCGCTCATAGCCAACCTTTGCAAGCCAGAGTTTTATCGGTTCTGCCTTGGGGCTGGGAACAGACTGGATGAGGCGCAAAAGAGTTTCAGGATTTGCCACATCCGTAAGGTATTGTTTGCCGTCAGCAGCTTCCAGTTTCAGTCGGTGACAATTTGTCACCGACTCACTTCCTTCTTTTTTCAGTCGCTCTTTCAGTTTATTCCAGTATTTACGGGCTGTCTGGTAATCGGGCTGCTGGATGAGAATCTGAACAATATCCACTACCGAGAAATACCACGTCTCAGTCTCCTCGTCGTAATGACGGCGGATTTGTTTTCCTTCAAATACAGCAAGTGATTTTTCAGTCATATCCTACCCTCCTTATACCGTTCTGAACACAATCTGGTCATGTTTCTCGTTCTGCATGTTGCGGGCATTAAAGGTCTGCACCGCATTGGCCTTGAGCTGGTAGTTGCCGATATTTAATATTCAGGATACTCCGGTTGAAAATATATTTTAACCTGAATTTCTTTTACATACTATGCAATTTAAAGATGGTATGGATAGATATTACTAATCAAATAAACGGAGGCACAGAGCCATCATGCAAACGGCAAGCTGTACGTCTGTGAGATGTAATCAGCTGACTGCCAACTCCCCCATGCAGTTGACGGACTTGCACTTGATGCCTTGTTCCATATGAGTTCGCCTCGCATATGAAAACCTATTTCAAGCATGTCTTCAATTATGTAACTATGCAAAGGAATATATGGCTTTCTCCCAAGATTGGCAACATTGATACATGCTCTACCACCTGTAACTAATTTTTTGTAAGTTTCCTTGAATACTGTCTTTAATAACGACCTGTATTCATTAAGAGATAAATCTTCGTCATATTCCTTTTTTGCATT is part of the Nitrospirota bacterium genome and encodes:
- a CDS encoding Bro-N domain-containing protein gives rise to the protein MTEKSLAVFEGKQIRRHYDEETETWYFSVVDIVQILIQQPDYQTARKYWNKLKERLKKEGSESVTNCHRLKLEAADGKQYLTDVANPETLLRLIQSVPSPKAEPIKLWLAKVGYERMQDMSDPARSLDRAREYWQKLGRSEKWIQQRMMGQETRNKLTDYWKDHEIKKEEEYAILTNIIHQEWADISVKDHKDLKGLKTQNLRDHMSEAERIFTALAELSTRQIAETMAATGMDENKVAGKKGGGIAKKARRELEAKTGRKVITGENFLPPGTAKPQLEHKKRGGK
- a CDS encoding site-specific DNA-methyltransferase; this encodes MDNTKYKRNGTKTSSFGTPGRINHDSTVFYDSKLYEDMKVPERVTLIENPIPSESLDKIYCKSSKVMDEIPDYSVHLMVISPPYNAKKEYDEDLSLNEYRSLLKTVFKETYKKLVTGGRACINVANLGRKPYIPLHSYIIEDMLEIGFHMRGELIWNKASSASPSTAWGSWQSADYISQTYSLPFA